The DNA region tttgcagtaaattttggttatttttcTGTGAAATTTGCCTTCAATCAGTGACATCTACATGAATGTGACAACAGTAGGTACAGTTTTCTATGTAtcgttcaatttatttattctgatcgattttttgttccgttttaaatattatctaataaaattattatttctcattgttaatatttagaaaagaaaaaatttttaaaaattatattgttattctaTAATAAACTGGCAACGCTGCAACCATCTGACACTTGAATAATCTTTGCATGACATTTCTGTCAAcctcaattttatgtttatttttaagtaccaaattaattaaagtttaataaaaatgtactaaGCCGATTTCGTTTCTACAAATTTCTTTTAGGCCCGACATTGACAATAAACCCGTATTAATATGTGTGAAAATGGAGCCGAGTATAGTGATTCAGTGGATCCCAGAGTACACATAGAATTAGAACGACTAAACAGTGCTACTGACGAAATCAATAAGCTAGAAGTGGAACTAGATGAGGCTAGAAACACGTTCAGACAATTGTTATGTGACAGCACATCTAGAGTGGAAGCTTTGAGAGCAAAACTGGGAATGTGTGTCGAAAGGGCCAGACCCTATTATGAAGCAAGGTTCGCCTCAAACGAGGCATTAAAACAGACGCAGGTGGCTGCTATGAAATTTGAAAGGGCCAATAGTGCTCATAGTGCCGCCAGAGAAATGGTTTACTTGGCTGAACAGGGATTAGGTGGGAGAACTTTAGATCCAGCTTGGCAGGAGATGCTGAACCATGCTACACAAAGGGTGAATGATGCAGAAACTGACAGAGGGATAGCTGAAAGTGAGCACAGGATAGCTTGTATTAAACATGAGGCAGCCAATACTAAAGTTCAAAGTTTACAAAAGGAGTTGAAGAGGGCAATTACAAAGAGCCGGTATGGTATCAAATATTGTGGCACCCTAATCCAAAATTGTCTTTTGAATGTTATAACTGAACACCTTCAAAAGTCAATCTTGAATTTTTGTGTGGCTTAGTTggttttttacttattattttttttatgtttagttTTTCCATTCGACGGTCCTTTATGAAAATGAGTAACCTTTTGTCACAGCATGAATTAATGTTTgtgtaagtaattttttatttcatttatgtaGATATTTACACTTATTTAATAAGcacaatttgattttaataaaatacctttgtttatttttatttaattagtatgtgaaggtaaaatataaaaacataaaccaGTAATAAAATGTGCCCTCTGTTAACACCAGTATCTTGTGGATTGctattttgtaaaatcttCCAGTTGCAGTCTCCACTAACTGACATTATCTATGTTCTATTAGgttgatttaatttgatttgttaaaatagtTGGTATAGTAATAaatgacatttaaaatttattaattttcatggggaataattttatttattttaaacgtttCCTAGCCAACcactttgtaaatttttttatacagtttttaatgtatcaaaataaatttaattttaataagcacaattaaattttaataaatgactttATTTAActgatatacatataaaaaatgtaaaaattttcacaGCATGTGATTATGTAAATGAGTAATAAAAAAGCTAGTtctaaacagaaaaatatatgattcagAAATGTAGAATTAACCTTCAAAGTTACTGACGGAAATGCTAACCGTATCCCCATCTTCAATACCAATGTCTTGCGAGGTCGTGTTACGTGAAACTATATTTCCATTATATCGGAAGAGgcatttattcttatccaGACCTGCACGCTTACAGAAGTCGTCCAATACTTTGTAAAATCTTCCGCGCTTCTTTATTCTGTACTTGGCAGTACAATTATTTGGAGCTAGGAGTCTGAACACTACGTAATCACTTGGCTGCATCGTATGAGTTTTACAGTGATACTCTGGAAcgaatgataaattattactgtTTATTATGCCGATTTATTTTGACTTGTTTAAACGGTTGATATAGTAATGAATAACATTtgaattaatgtatataaCGCAGTATgcgatttttgttttaaacgtTACCTAGACaaccattttaaatatctggAACATTCATATAGATACCTAGACTTATGTTTGTGTATCTTGATGAttactttgatattttatattgcttataaaataaaaaatcatcaatttaatttaataaaaacaattaaattttaataaatgcccTTATTTAACTGAtatgcatttaattaatgcaaacATTTTCACAGCATGTGATCATGTAAATGAGTAATAAAGCTATttctaaatagaaaaataatatgattcaAAAATGTAGAATTAACCTACAAAGTTCCTGACGACAAAGTTATTCGTATCTCCATCCTCAATACCAATGTCTTGCAGGGTCgtgttatgtaaaattatatgtcaATTGTATCTGAAGAGGGATTGATCCTTATCCAGACCGGCACGTTTACAGAAGTCGATGCAATGGCAATGGAACTtaaaattcatcttttttcAGATTAAActtagattttacagattaaaTCTGGAATCCAATTAAGGGTTCACCTTTTACTATAAggtcattgtattaaaataaaacttttattaacatattctttattataaacataaaaaaatacatttatatagtaattttatttatttatttttataccatCAAATTCTAAGTACCTACAACTATATGCAAATATAAGgatataatgaaaaaagaactatactaaaatacataattctaGAAACtacattagttattaattttcatccaAAGTTCAATAGTATCTCCGTCTTCCATGTCGAGACTTGATGGAGTGCTATTGTCCTTAATATGTTCGCCATCAAACTTGAAGCATATTTCTGCGAGATTCGTAGATGTATGTTGGCAGAATGCTTCTATTATATTGCCAAACTTggcatttttgtttattctgaAGTATGCAGGCTTATTATCTTGTGTTAAGACTCTCACATTTATGAAATCGTTTCCAGCTGGTCCTTGGTTGCTATGCATATTTGCAATTGGTACACAATAGTTCAAGTTTGCTTTAAAAGCCATATCGTATGCTTGAATAAGTTTTTTGCAAAGATTTTAAATACGACTGATAATGACAGTCAATATTTTGACAATAGTACCTTCAATTGTTTATGTAACATTAGGTAACTATTTACGAAcagcaataattaataataaattaaacataaatataaagaataaataaactaaactagAAGGCGaccaatattttgtaaaatcttCCGCGCTTCTTTATctgtctatatatatatatatatatatatatatatatatatatatataacttaaCAGTATAATTATTTGGAGCTACGAGTTTGATCAGTATGTAATCAGTTGATTGCAACGTATTAGTATTGCAGTTTTACTCTGGAACGACTAATACAATTATTAGTGTTTATTatgatgatttattttgacTTGGTTAAATAGTTTGTAtagtaatgaataaataaacccgaacaactatagatatgGAAACAACGGTCACGAAAGCCTCAACCTttacatcaatttaatttaataaaaacaattaaattttaagaaatgcttttatttaactgatatgcatataaaaatacaaaaaatttcacaGCAGTTGATCatgtaaataagtaataaaagctatttctaaatacaaaaataatatgattcaAAAATGTAGAGTTAACCTCCAATGTTCCTGACGAAAATGGTAATCGTTTCTCCATCCTCAATACCAATGTCTTGCGGGGTCGTGTTATGTGTAACAATGTGGCCATCAAATCTGAAGAGGGATTGATTCTTATCCAGACCTGCACGCTTACAGAAGTcgttcaatattttgtaaaatcttCCGCActtctttattttgtatttggcaacataattatttggaGCTAGGAGTTTGAGCACCATGTAATCACTTGGCTGCATCGTATAACTTTCGCACTTGTGGTGACGATTGGATGTTTGGAGCGACTGATGAATATTACTGTTTATTATGCCGATTTATTTTGACTTGTTTAAACGGTTGATATAGTAATCAATAACATTTGAATTAATCTATATAACGCAGTATgcgatttttgttttaaacattacctaggcaactattttaaatatctggaACATTCATCAAGATACCCAAACTTATGTTTGGGTATCTTGATGATtgctttgatattttatattgcttataaaataaaaaatctacattTCACAAAACTTTCTATTCGTATATTTCACTTTTGCTTCTATTATATCTTTCAtacaagtattattttaatcaacaacATATGAGTTtggtatttcataaataagtaaattacttgaaaattcataaaagaaaaattgtattatagtaAAAAGGCATACTAATGTATTCATTATGTTATAACTacatagttaataataataactagaaATTTCATCTCATTTCTTAATGTTAACAGGCCGTACTATGAGATGAAGGCACACTTTTACCAGCTATTAGAACTTCAAAAGTCGCGCATTCAAAAACTAGAATCTCAAGTGGGAGCTTCCAAACTAACATATTCAGAAGCATTGCGAAATTTGGAACAGATCTCTGACGAAATACATCGCACGCGCCGAAAAGCATCACTACTGGCATCAGGTCTAAGCTCATCGAAGCAGCGTAGCATCGACTCCAATGAATCGTTCTTAGATGATGCTCAAGATCTCTTGGACGAGTACAAAAGTCTTCCCGCGAAGCTTGGCGATGCATCCAGTCCAATAACGTGCAAACTGGATGACGTTGAGGGCTACAAGAGTATAAATTTGGCATGCAATGCATCGCCATCGTCGCCGCTATCACAAAGCGATAACGAGAAAATGAATCCCAGTTTGGCTCTGAGCCAATCCAGTGAATGGACTGAGATTAACCTTGACAACTCGAGTCCCGAGGAAGAGAGAATGGAAGATCATGAAAAACCGAAAATCATCAGACAGAAAACTTTGCCGAATCCAAGCGAATTTTCAGCTTtgaagaacaaaatgaaactgGACACTACCATCACCAACTGGATCTCTCGGTCCTCAGCTAAGAACGACGACATAGCGTTTAACAATAGTGAGTATCTTCTAAATTTGTGTTAATGATACTAtaccatttaaataatttttataacctcCTTCTGTATTGTACATTTCGATGCAATGACAATGGAACTtaaaattcatcttttttcAGATGAAACTTAGATTCTACAGATTAAGTCTGGAATCCAATTAAGGGTTGACCTTTTACTATAAgttcattgtattaaaaaaaacttttattaacatattctttattataaacataaaaaatacatttctatagtaactttatttatttatttttataccatCAAATTCTCAAGTACCTACAACTATATGCAAATATAAGgatataatgaaaaaagaactatactaaaatacataataattctaGAAACtacattagttattaattttcatccaAAGTTCAATAGTATCTCCGTCTTCCATGTCGAGACTTGATGGAGTGCTATTGTCCTTAATATGTTCGCCATCAAACTTGAAGCATATTTCTGCGAGATTCATAGATGTATGTTGGCAGAATGCTTCTATTATATTGCCAAACTTggcatttttgtttattctgaAGTATGCAGGCTTATTATCTTGTGTTAAGACTCTCACATTTATGAAATCGTTTCCAGCTGGTCCTTGGTTGCTATGCATATTTGCAATTGGTACACAATAGTTCAAGTT from Aethina tumida isolate Nest 87 chromosome 1, icAetTumi1.1, whole genome shotgun sequence includes:
- the LOC109597188 gene encoding SH3 domain-binding protein 5 isoform X1, with amino-acid sequence MCENGAEYSDSVDPRVHIELERLNSATDEINKLEVELDEARNTFRQLLCDSTSRVEALRAKLGMCVERARPYYEARFASNEALKQTQVAAMKFERANSAHSAAREMVYLAEQGLGGRTLDPAWQEMLNHATQRVNDAETDRGIAESEHRIACIKHEAANTKVQSLQKELKRAITKSRFSIRRSFMKMSNLLSQHELMFVPYYEMKAHFYQLLELQKSRIQKLESQVGASKLTYSEALRNLEQISDEIHRTRRKASLLASGLSSSKQRSIDSNESFLDDAQDLLDEYKSLPAKLGDASSPITCKLDDVEGYKSINLACNASPSSPLSQSDNEKMNPSLALSQSSEWTEINLDNSSPEEERMEDHEKPKIIRQKTLPNPSEFSALKNKMKLDTTITNWISRSSAKNDDIAFNNSRRQSLDNLLGPTSEKVKEIFSHGMMMLNIGSLTERRNSEPKVGITEEKSKSGAKKLPSPLEKTLTYLAVEDDNSDTDSLSSVDMLNEDQISSLMMDKDIGAVCEEVLGTPIAEVISLPQLASSHTKSN
- the LOC109597188 gene encoding SH3 domain-binding protein 5 isoform X2, which encodes MCENGAEYSDSVDPRVHIELERLNSATDEINKLEVELDEARNTFRQLLCDSTSRVEALRAKLGMCVERARPYYEARFASNEALKQTQVAAMKFERANSAHSAAREMVYLAEQGLGGRTLDPAWQEMLNHATQRVNDAETDRGIAESEHRIACIKHEAANTKVQSLQKELKRAITKSRPYYEMKAHFYQLLELQKSRIQKLESQVGASKLTYSEALRNLEQISDEIHRTRRKASLLASGLSSSKQRSIDSNESFLDDAQDLLDEYKSLPAKLGDASSPITCKLDDVEGYKSINLACNASPSSPLSQSDNEKMNPSLALSQSSEWTEINLDNSSPEEERMEDHEKPKIIRQKTLPNPSEFSALKNKMKLDTTITNWISRSSAKNDDIAFNNSRRQSLDNLLGPTSEKVKEIFSHGMMMLNIGSLTERRNSEPKVGITEEKSKSGAKKLPSPLEKTLTYLAVEDDNSDTDSLSSVDMLNEDQISSLMMDKDIGAVCEEVLGTPIAEVISLPQLASSHTKSN